One part of the Homo sapiens chromosome 19, GRCh38.p14 Primary Assembly genome encodes these proteins:
- the SIX5 gene encoding homeobox protein SIX5 yields the protein MATLPAEPSAGPAAGGEAVAAAAATEEEEEEARQLLQTLQAAEGEAAAAAGAGAGAAAAGAEGPGSPGVPGSPPEAASEPPTGLRFSPEQVACVCEALLQAGHAGRLSRFLGALPPAERLRGSDPVLRARALVAFQRGEYAELYRLLESRPFPAAHHAFLQDLYLRARYHEAERARGRALGAVDKYRLRKKFPLPKTIWDGEETVYCFKERSRAALKACYRGNRYPTPDEKRRLATLTGLSLTQVSNWFKNRRQRDRTGAGGGAPCKSESDGNPTTEDESSRSPEDLERGAAPVSAEAAAQGSIFLAGTGPPAPCPASSSILVNGSFLAASGSPAVLLNGGPVIINGLALGEASSLGPLLLTGGGGAPPPQPSPQGASETKTSLVLDPQTGEVRLEEAQSEAPETKGAQVAAPGPALGEEVLGPLAQVVPGPPTAATFPLPPGPVPAVAAPQVVPLSPPPGYPTGLSPTSPLLNLPQVVPTSQVVTLPQAVGPLQLLAAGPGSPVKVAAAAGPANVHLINSGVGVTALQLPSATAPGNFLLANPVSGSPIVTGVALQQGKIILTATFPTSMLVSQVLPPAPGLALPLKPETAISVPEGGLPVAPSPALPEAHALGTLSAQQPPPAAATTSSTSLPFSPDSPGLLPNFPAPPPEGLMLSPAAVPVWSAGLELSAGTEGLLEAEKGLGTQAPHTVLRLPDPDPEGLLLGATAGGEVDEGLEAEAKVLTQLQSVPVEEPLEL from the exons ATGGCTACCTTGCCTGCGGAGCCGAGCGCGGGGCCGGCGGCTGGGGGggaggcggtggcggcggcggcggcgaccgaagaggaggaggaggaagcgcGCCAGCTCTTGCAGACTTTGCAGGCGGCCGAGGgtgaggcggcggcggcggccggggccggggcgggcGCAGCGGCTGCGGGAGCTGAGGGCCCGGGATCCCCGGGCGTCCCCGGGTCGCCCCCCGAGGCCGCTTCCGAACCGCCCACGGGCCTCCGCTTCTCGCCCGAGCAGGTGGCGTGCGTCTGCGAGGCGCTGCTCCAGGCGGGCCACGCCGGCCGCTTGAGCCGCTTCCTGGGCGCACTGCCCCCGGCCGAGCGCCTACGTGGCAGCGACCCGGTGTTGCGCGCGCGGGCCCTGGTGGCCTTCCAGCGGGGCGAGTACGCCGAGCTCTACCGGCTACTCGAGAGCCGCCCCTTCCCCGCCGCCCACCACGCCTTCCTGCAGGACCTCTACCTGCGCGCGCGCTACCATGAGGCCGAGCGGGCCCGCGGCCGCGCGCTTGGCGCAGTGGACAAGTATCGACTGCGCAAGAAGTTCCCGCTGCCCAAGACCATCTGGGACGGCGAGGAGACAGTCTACTGCTTCAAGGAGCGCTCCCGCGCAGCGCTCAAGGCCTGCTACCGCGGCAACCGCTACCCCACGCCGGACGAGAAGCGCCGCCTGGCCACACTCACCGGCCTGTCGCTCACGCAGGTCAGCAACTGGTTCAAGAACCGGCGACAGCGCGACCGGACCGGGGCCGGAGGCGGCGCGCCCTGCAAGAG CGAGTCTGATGGGAATCCCACGACTGAGGACGAGTCCAGCCGAAGTCCTGAGGACCTGGAGAGAGGGGCGGCCCCAGTGTCCGCCGAGGCCGCTGCCCAGGGCTCCATATTCCTGGCAGGGACCGGCCCTCCCGCGCCTTGCCCGGCTTCCTCCTCCATCCTGGTGAACGGGAGCTTCCTGGCAGCCAGCGGCTCCCCAGCAGTGCTCCTCAACGGGGGCCCCGTCATCATCAACGGCCTGGCCCTGGGCgaggcctccagcctgggcccgcTGCTGCTCACTGGGGGCGGGGGTGCCCCTCCACCGCAGCCCAGCCCTCAGGGGGCCAGCGAGACCAAGACCTCTCTGGTCCTGGACCCTCAGACAGGGGAGGTGCGGCTGGAGGAGGCTCAGTCGGAGGCCCCTGAGACCAAAGGGGCCCAGGTGGCTGCTCCGGGACCAGCCCTTGGAGAGGAGGTCCTGGGGCCCCTGGCCCAAGTGGTGCCTGGCCCCCCGACGGCTGCCACCTTTCCTCTGCCCCCGGGGCCAGTGCCTGCTGTGGCTGCCCCACAAGTGGTACCGCTCTCCCCACCCCCGGGGTATCCCACGGGCCTGAGCCCCACCTCCCCACTATTGAACCTGCCCCAGGTAGTACCCACCTCACAGGTGGTGACCCTGCCCCAGGCTGTGGGGCCCCTGCAGCTGTTGGCAGCCGGGCCAGGCAGCCCTGTGAAGGTGGCAGCTGCAGCAGGCCCTGCCAATGTGCACCTCATCAACTCCGGGGTGGGCGTGACTGCCCTGCAGCTGCCTTCGGCCACTGCCCCAG GAAACTTCCTCCTGGCCAACCCTGTGTCTGGCAGCCCCATCGTGACGGGTGTGGCCCTGCAGCAGGGCAAGATCATCCTCACCGCCACCTTCCCCACCAGCATGCTCGTCTCCCAGGTCCTGCCGCCAGCCCCCGGCCTGGCCCTGCCACTGAAGCCAGAGACGGCCATCTCCGTGCCTGAGGGAGGCCTCCCGGTGGCCCCCAGCCCTGCTCTCCCAGAGGCTCACGCCCTAGGCACCCTTTCTGCACAGCAGCCACCCCCCGCCgctgccaccacctccagcacCAGCCTGCCCTTCTCCCCTGACTCCCCTGGCCTCCTGCCCAACTTCCCGGCGCCCCCACCAGAGGGGCTGATGTTGTCACCCGCGGCCGTGCCTGTCTGGTCAGCAGGGCTGGAACTAAGCGCAGGAACAGAGGGGCTGCTGGAAGCGGAAAAGGGGCTGGGGACACAGGCCCCCCACACCGTGCTGAGGCTGCCAGACCCCGACCCTGAGGGGCTGCTCCTGGGGGCCACCGCAGGGGGTGAGGTTGACGAGGGGTTGGAAGCTGAGGCCAAGGTTCTGACCCAGCTCCAGTCGGTGCCTGTGGAGGAGCCCTTGGAACTGTGA